A section of the Pseudomonas sp. FP453 genome encodes:
- a CDS encoding CbtB-domain containing protein, which translates to MSIISSTSHSTSSTSTLSQRLTAAIGASILGACLVYFAGFSHIEAVHNAAHDTRHSAAFPCH; encoded by the coding sequence ATGTCGATCATCAGCAGCACCTCGCACTCCACCAGCAGCACCTCTACCCTGAGCCAACGCCTGACCGCCGCCATCGGTGCGTCGATCCTCGGCGCGTGCCTGGTGTATTTCGCCGGTTTCTCCCATATCGAGGCCGTGCATAACGCCGCCCACGATACCCGCCACAGCGCCGCGTTCCCGTGCCACTGA